One genomic window of Thioclava sp. GXIMD4216 includes the following:
- the tolQ gene encoding protein TolQ, giving the protein METDVLGAAQQMDFSLLALFARASLTVKLVVILLMLSSFWSWAIIIRKFISFRAARREAETFDQAFWSGEPLDELFEQIGTRPDGASEKIFAAGMLEWRRSHRQDGNLIAGAQSRIERSMDVAITKESEKLNNGLPFLATVGSTAPFVGLFGTVWGIKVAFEEIAISQNTSLAVVAPGISEALVATALGLLAAIPAVIFYNKLSGDADRIVGGYEAFSDEFSTILSRQLDA; this is encoded by the coding sequence ATGGAAACAGACGTGCTTGGCGCGGCGCAGCAGATGGATTTCTCGCTGCTTGCCCTTTTTGCCCGTGCCTCCCTAACCGTAAAACTCGTGGTGATCCTGCTGATGCTGTCCAGCTTCTGGTCCTGGGCGATCATCATCCGTAAATTCATCTCGTTCCGCGCGGCCCGCCGCGAGGCCGAGACTTTCGATCAGGCCTTCTGGTCGGGCGAGCCGCTGGACGAGCTGTTCGAGCAGATCGGCACCCGCCCCGATGGCGCGAGCGAGAAGATCTTTGCCGCCGGTATGCTGGAATGGCGTCGCAGCCACCGTCAGGACGGCAATCTGATCGCCGGTGCGCAGTCGCGGATCGAGCGTTCGATGGATGTGGCGATCACCAAGGAAAGCGAGAAGCTCAACAACGGGCTGCCCTTCCTTGCCACGGTCGGTTCCACCGCGCCCTTCGTGGGGCTGTTCGGGACGGTCTGGGGGATCAAGGTGGCGTTCGAGGAAATCGCGATTTCGCAGAACACCTCGCTGGCCGTCGTGGCTCCCGGTATCTCCGAGGCACTGGTGGCCACGGCCCTCGGTCTGCTTGCGGCGATTCCTGCCGTGATCTTCTACAACAAGCTTTCGGGCGATGCCGACCGTATCGTTGGCGGCTACGAGGCGTTTTCCGACGAGTTCTCCACCATCCTGTCGCGCCAGCTGGACGCCTGA
- the ybgC gene encoding tol-pal system-associated acyl-CoA thioesterase, producing the protein MAFEFPIRVYYEDTDLAGIVYYANYLKFIERGRSEWVRSLGVDQARMKAETGTVFAVRRVEAEYLKPARYDDELVVSTTLLAETGARIQLAQEVKRAGEVLFAAQVTLVCLNEAGAAQRISAEIRRKLAPSLH; encoded by the coding sequence ATGGCTTTTGAATTTCCGATCCGCGTCTATTACGAAGATACCGATCTGGCGGGGATCGTCTATTATGCCAACTACCTGAAATTCATCGAGCGCGGGCGCAGCGAATGGGTCCGGTCGCTTGGTGTGGATCAGGCGCGGATGAAGGCGGAGACCGGCACGGTGTTCGCCGTGCGCCGTGTCGAGGCCGAGTATCTCAAGCCTGCCCGATATGATGACGAGTTGGTTGTCTCGACCACGCTGCTGGCCGAAACAGGCGCGCGGATCCAGCTTGCGCAGGAGGTCAAACGCGCGGGAGAGGTGCTTTTTGCCGCGCAGGTCACCCTTGTATGCCTGAACGAGGCAGGGGCGGCGCAGCGGATATCTGCCGAAATACGCCGGAAGTTGGCTCCGAGCCTGCATTAG
- a CDS encoding DUF924 family protein: MAPSRAQDVLEFWFAPENREKWFVKDERFDGEIRDRFSALQADAAQGALADWQQAAQSALALVILLDQFPRNMFRGTGHAFASDAKARAVADAALSQGFDAAVAKEVDPAAAAFFYLPFMHSEELADQDRALALYTAAQNAEGQRFAEAHRDIIARFGRFPHRNAALKRESTKPELAFLETHAGF, encoded by the coding sequence ATGGCACCATCACGCGCGCAGGATGTTCTGGAATTCTGGTTCGCACCGGAAAATCGCGAGAAATGGTTTGTCAAAGACGAGCGGTTCGACGGCGAAATCCGCGACCGTTTCTCCGCCTTGCAGGCCGATGCGGCGCAGGGCGCGCTGGCGGATTGGCAGCAGGCCGCGCAGTCGGCGCTGGCACTGGTGATCTTGCTCGACCAGTTTCCGCGCAACATGTTCCGCGGGACCGGCCATGCCTTTGCCAGCGATGCCAAGGCGCGGGCGGTGGCGGATGCGGCGCTGTCGCAAGGCTTCGATGCGGCTGTCGCGAAAGAGGTGGATCCGGCAGCGGCTGCCTTTTTCTACCTGCCCTTCATGCATTCCGAGGAACTGGCCGATCAGGACCGCGCGCTCGCGCTTTATACGGCGGCGCAGAATGCGGAAGGGCAGCGCTTTGCCGAAGCCCATCGCGACATCATTGCGCGTTTTGGCCGGTTTCCGCATCGCAATGCCGCGCTCAAGCGCGAAAGCACCAAGCCCGAACTGGCCTTTCTGGAAACCCATGCCGGTTTCTAG
- a CDS encoding BCCT family transporter — translation MAETIDQDEDLGVPAPEGDAAPIDTDYSVGQDNIEGSVGRLDFDIHNPVFAISAVAVVLFVLFTLVFPQTAQSLFSWLFSSVTGGFDWFFLSAGDIFVLFSLFLIVSPWGKVRLGGSEATPDFGYPAWFAMLFAAGMGIGLMFYGVGEPLTHFSTSFAGAAGAPLGGAQGDTEAAFKLGMAATIYHWALHPWAIYAVLALALALFSYNKGLPLTIRSAFYPILGERIWGWPGHIIDILAVFATLFGLATSLGLGATQANAGLHAVLGIPISTTVQVILIICITAVALVSVLRGLEGGVQKLSEINMILALVLLLFVLFTGPTLTLLGDIGTGLGAYLTELPALSNPFGREDTRFVQGWTSYYWAWWISWSPFVGMFIARVSRGRTVREFVVCVLLIPSLACVVWMSIFGGVALQQVIQDGYQAAVDADISVKLFRVLEALPLSQITSVVGVILVIVFFVTSSDSGSLVIDTITAGGKVNAPVPQRVFWATFEGVVAIVLLLGGGLSALQSMVISTGLPFTVVLLVMCYSIVKGLQAEKNA, via the coding sequence ATGGCAGAGACAATCGATCAGGACGAGGATTTGGGCGTGCCCGCCCCCGAGGGCGACGCCGCCCCGATCGACACCGACTATTCCGTCGGACAGGATAATATCGAAGGCAGTGTCGGCAGACTGGATTTCGATATCCACAATCCGGTCTTCGCCATCTCTGCTGTGGCTGTCGTGTTATTCGTGCTGTTTACGCTGGTCTTCCCCCAGACGGCCCAGTCCCTGTTCAGCTGGCTCTTTTCGTCGGTCACGGGCGGGTTCGACTGGTTCTTCCTGTCAGCGGGCGACATTTTCGTGCTGTTCAGTCTGTTCCTGATTGTCTCGCCTTGGGGCAAGGTGCGGTTGGGCGGGTCGGAAGCGACTCCCGACTTCGGCTATCCGGCATGGTTTGCGATGCTGTTTGCCGCCGGTATGGGCATCGGTCTGATGTTCTATGGCGTGGGGGAGCCGCTGACCCATTTCTCGACCTCGTTCGCAGGGGCGGCTGGCGCACCGCTGGGCGGGGCGCAAGGCGATACCGAGGCCGCCTTCAAGCTGGGCATGGCCGCGACCATCTACCATTGGGCCCTGCATCCTTGGGCCATCTACGCGGTGCTGGCGCTCGCTCTGGCGCTGTTCTCCTATAACAAGGGGCTGCCGCTGACGATCCGTTCGGCCTTCTATCCGATCCTGGGCGAGCGGATCTGGGGCTGGCCGGGCCATATCATCGATATTCTGGCGGTCTTTGCCACGCTCTTCGGTCTGGCAACCTCACTAGGGCTGGGGGCCACGCAGGCCAATGCCGGTCTGCATGCCGTGCTGGGCATTCCGATCTCGACGACGGTGCAGGTGATCCTGATCATCTGTATTACCGCTGTGGCGCTTGTCTCGGTGCTGCGCGGGCTGGAAGGGGGCGTGCAGAAACTGTCGGAAATCAACATGATCCTCGCGCTGGTTCTGTTGCTTTTCGTGCTGTTCACCGGCCCGACGCTGACCCTTCTGGGCGATATCGGCACCGGTCTTGGTGCCTACCTGACCGAACTTCCGGCGCTGTCGAACCCGTTCGGGCGTGAAGATACCCGCTTCGTGCAGGGCTGGACCTCGTATTACTGGGCATGGTGGATCAGCTGGTCGCCGTTTGTGGGTATGTTCATCGCGCGTGTCTCGCGCGGGCGGACGGTGCGCGAATTCGTGGTCTGTGTGCTGCTGATCCCGTCGCTGGCCTGTGTGGTCTGGATGTCGATCTTCGGGGGCGTCGCGTTGCAGCAGGTCATTCAGGACGGCTATCAGGCCGCCGTGGATGCCGATATCTCGGTGAAACTGTTCCGCGTGCTGGAGGCGCTGCCGCTGTCGCAGATCACCTCGGTTGTGGGGGTGATCCTTGTGATCGTGTTCTTCGTGACCTCCTCGGATTCGGGCTCGCTGGTGATCGACACCATCACCGCAGGTGGCAAGGTCAATGCCCCCGTTCCGCAGCGGGTGTTCTGGGCGACCTTCGAGGGCGTGGTCGCGATTGTGCTGCTGCTTGGGGGCGGGCTTTCGGCCCTGCAATCCATGGTGATCTCGACAGGGCTGCCCTTTACCGTGGTTCTGCTGGTGATGTGCTATTCCATCGTCAAAGGTCTACAGGCCGAAAAGAACGCCTGA
- a CDS encoding CDP-alcohol phosphatidyltransferase family protein, with product MMLRTKALSVHFLTATGAVFSLLALDAAVERNWSVMFLWLVVALVVDGIDGPLARRYDVKRNAPVYDGVLMDLIIDYLTYVFIPAYALFKSDLLPGWPGWLVVVAITYFSVVYFSDTRMKTKDNSFSGFPGCWNMVALVVFAVAPTPPVILVLVLICTVAMFLPLKFIHPVRTERWRALSLPIALAWVVFAAIAAWTNFHSPAWVHFGLILSSLYLLFVGIVQQVVPLRSR from the coding sequence ATGATGTTACGCACCAAAGCTCTCTCCGTTCACTTTCTCACTGCAACCGGAGCGGTCTTTTCGCTTCTGGCTCTTGATGCAGCCGTCGAGCGAAACTGGAGCGTCATGTTCTTGTGGCTGGTCGTGGCGCTTGTTGTGGATGGCATCGACGGCCCCCTTGCGCGGCGCTATGATGTCAAACGGAACGCGCCGGTCTATGACGGGGTCCTGATGGATCTGATCATCGACTATCTGACCTATGTCTTCATTCCCGCCTATGCGCTGTTCAAATCCGACCTGCTTCCGGGGTGGCCGGGCTGGCTTGTGGTGGTGGCTATCACCTATTTCAGCGTTGTGTACTTTTCGGATACACGCATGAAAACCAAAGATAATTCCTTTTCCGGCTTTCCGGGCTGCTGGAATATGGTGGCGCTGGTCGTGTTTGCTGTGGCACCGACCCCGCCGGTTATTCTGGTGCTGGTGCTGATCTGTACGGTGGCGATGTTCCTGCCGTTGAAATTCATCCATCCGGTCAGGACAGAGCGTTGGCGCGCGCTGTCATTGCCGATCGCGCTGGCCTGGGTGGTCTTCGCGGCCATTGCGGCATGGACCAATTTCCATTCGCCTGCATGGGTGCATTTCGGGCTGATCCTCAGTTCGCTCTATCTGCTCTTCGTCGGGATCGTGCAGCAAGTGGTGCCCCTGCGAAGCCGCTGA